The proteins below come from a single Thermodesulfobacteriota bacterium genomic window:
- a CDS encoding NAD(P)H-dependent glycerol-3-phosphate dehydrogenase, which produces MKPDHQTLAVIGAGSWGTALAKLLADKGAAVRLWARRPALAQAIDRDRENRDYLPGAPLPGNLFVTSDLTQAVAGACGVVMVVPSHGFRPQLAALAPFLDPSALLVSAVKGVENDTLCTMSQVMSQVLPGPLAGRIAVLAGPSFAREVAAGQPTAVTVAGASLDIARAWQRLFHTDRFRVYTSTDLIGLELGGAVKNVVAIAAGIADGLGFGTNTRAALITRGLAEIIRLGLAMGANPLTFSGLGGLGDLVLTCTGDLSRNRQVGLALGQGKGLAQILAGMQMVAEGVRTTRSIYQLAARHRVEMPITEQVYRVLYEGQRPMTAVQELLAREGKDELAVAAVG; this is translated from the coding sequence ATGAAGCCTGACCACCAGACCCTGGCGGTGATCGGCGCCGGCAGCTGGGGCACGGCCCTGGCCAAGCTGCTGGCGGACAAGGGCGCCGCGGTCCGGCTCTGGGCCAGGCGACCGGCCTTGGCCCAGGCCATCGACCGGGACCGCGAGAACCGCGATTACCTGCCCGGCGCGCCGCTGCCCGGCAACCTCTTCGTCACCAGTGACCTGACCCAGGCAGTGGCCGGCGCCTGCGGGGTGGTCATGGTGGTGCCCTCCCATGGCTTCCGGCCGCAGCTGGCGGCCTTGGCCCCGTTCCTGGATCCGTCCGCACTCCTGGTCAGTGCCGTGAAAGGGGTCGAGAACGACACCCTGTGCACCATGTCCCAGGTCATGTCCCAGGTCCTGCCCGGACCCCTGGCCGGGAGAATCGCCGTTCTGGCCGGGCCGAGCTTCGCCCGGGAGGTGGCGGCCGGCCAGCCTACTGCCGTCACCGTGGCCGGCGCCAGCCTGGACATCGCCCGGGCCTGGCAGCGGCTTTTCCACACCGACCGTTTTCGGGTCTACACCTCCACCGATCTCATTGGCCTGGAGCTGGGTGGGGCGGTGAAGAACGTGGTGGCCATCGCCGCGGGCATTGCCGACGGCCTGGGCTTCGGCACCAACACCCGGGCCGCCCTCATCACCCGGGGTCTGGCCGAGATCATCCGCCTGGGCCTGGCCATGGGCGCCAATCCCCTCACCTTCTCCGGCCTGGGGGGCCTGGGCGACCTGGTCCTGACCTGCACCGGCGACCTGTCCCGCAACCGGCAGGTGGGCCTGGCGCTGGGCCAGGGCAAGGGTTTGGCCCAGATCCTCGCCGGCATGCAGATGGTGGCGGAGGGCGTGCGCACCACCCGCTCCATCTACCAGCTGGCCGCCCGCCACCGCGTCGAGATGCCCATCACCGAGCAGGTCTACCGCGTCCTCTACGAAGGCCAGAGGCCCATGACCGCCGTCCAGGAGCTCCTGGCCCGGGAGGGCAAGGACGAGTTGGCCGTAGCGGCGGTTGGCTGA
- the gyrA gene encoding DNA gyrase subunit A, with protein MPMNETHLPEPGSIAIHRELQKSYLEYAMSVIVGRALPDVRDGLKPVHRRSLFAMRELGNFHNRPYLKSARVVGDVIGKYHPHGDAAVYDTIVRLAQDFSMRYPLVDGQGNFGSTDGDAPAAMRYTEVRMTRLNTEIIADLDKETVDWGPNYDNSLVEPLVFPSRVPNLLLNGSAGIAVGMATNIPPHNLTEVMSGIIALIDEPTHTVAQLMEIITGPDFPTGAMICGRAGIREAYETGRGTVTIRSRHHVEKKGPAGRESIVFTEIPFQQNKAKLVERIALLVKEKKIESIAEVRDESDREGTRIVLDLKKDEIADVVVNQLFAHTPLERSFGIIFLCLVNNRPEILNLKQILEQFIGHRKTVVYRRTAYDLARAEERAHLLAGLKIAIDNLDAVVALIRASASPAEAKAGLMESFALSAIQAQAILEMRLQRLTALERDKILEELREVLAQIARFQEILASDALVMTIVRQECEAIRNEYGDPRRTEILEVVDEVLPEDLIMPEDVVVTVSNSGYIKRNPVSLYRSQRRGGKGLLGMGTREEDYVRDLYFASTHDTLLFFTNLGKVFWRRVYEIPQAGRTARGKAMVNLLDLVEGEKVAAILRVKSFVAEPDQEPSILMVTRKGVVKKTELAAYANPIRRGIIALRIRPDDEIISAALTQAGDHILLIARSGMSIRFREDDIRSMGRVATGVKGIDLAEDDAVVGVVVFTGETSVLTVTEKGYGKRSSTEEYRLQRRGGRGIITIRVNERNGQVVGALSVSDDDQVMLVTDSGKIIRMGMDELRVIGRNTQGVRLINLAADEKVVGMDRVAERFVADEAGEAEEGSGDPVSEGDEA; from the coding sequence ATGCCCATGAACGAGACCCATCTGCCGGAGCCTGGCTCCATCGCCATCCATCGCGAGCTCCAGAAATCCTATCTGGAGTATGCCATGAGCGTCATCGTCGGCCGGGCCCTGCCCGATGTCCGGGATGGCTTGAAGCCGGTGCACCGGCGCTCCCTGTTCGCCATGCGCGAGCTGGGCAACTTCCACAACCGGCCCTATCTCAAGTCTGCCCGGGTGGTGGGCGACGTCATCGGCAAGTACCATCCCCATGGCGACGCCGCGGTCTACGACACCATCGTCCGCCTGGCCCAGGACTTCTCCATGCGCTATCCCCTGGTGGACGGCCAGGGCAACTTCGGCTCCACGGATGGCGACGCACCGGCGGCCATGCGCTACACCGAGGTGCGCATGACCCGGCTCAACACCGAGATCATCGCCGATCTGGACAAGGAGACGGTGGACTGGGGCCCCAACTACGACAACAGCCTGGTGGAGCCCCTGGTCTTCCCGTCCCGGGTGCCCAACCTGCTCCTCAACGGCTCGGCCGGCATCGCGGTCGGCATGGCCACCAACATCCCGCCCCACAACCTCACCGAGGTGATGAGCGGGATCATCGCCCTGATCGACGAGCCGACCCACACCGTGGCCCAGCTCATGGAGATCATCACCGGTCCGGACTTCCCCACCGGTGCCATGATCTGCGGCCGGGCCGGCATCCGGGAGGCCTACGAGACCGGCCGCGGCACCGTCACCATCCGCTCCCGCCACCATGTGGAGAAGAAGGGTCCGGCGGGCAGGGAGAGCATCGTCTTCACCGAGATCCCCTTCCAGCAGAACAAGGCCAAGCTGGTGGAGCGGATCGCCCTCCTGGTGAAGGAGAAGAAGATCGAGTCCATTGCCGAGGTACGGGACGAGTCGGACCGGGAAGGGACCCGGATCGTCCTCGACCTCAAGAAGGACGAGATCGCCGACGTGGTGGTGAACCAGCTCTTCGCCCATACGCCTCTGGAGCGGAGCTTCGGCATCATCTTCCTGTGTCTGGTCAACAACCGGCCGGAGATCCTCAATCTCAAGCAGATCCTGGAGCAGTTCATCGGCCACCGCAAGACGGTGGTCTACCGCCGCACCGCCTACGACCTGGCCCGGGCCGAGGAGCGGGCCCATCTTCTGGCGGGCCTCAAGATCGCCATCGACAACCTGGATGCAGTGGTGGCCCTGATCCGGGCTTCCGCCAGCCCGGCCGAGGCGAAGGCCGGTCTCATGGAAAGTTTTGCCCTTTCCGCCATCCAGGCCCAGGCCATCCTGGAGATGCGGCTGCAGCGCCTGACCGCCCTGGAGCGGGACAAGATCCTGGAAGAGCTCCGGGAGGTCCTGGCCCAGATCGCCCGCTTCCAGGAGATTCTGGCCAGTGACGCCCTGGTGATGACCATCGTCCGGCAGGAGTGCGAGGCGATCCGCAACGAGTACGGCGACCCCCGCCGGACGGAGATCCTGGAGGTCGTGGACGAGGTGCTGCCCGAGGACCTCATCATGCCCGAGGATGTGGTGGTCACTGTCTCCAACTCCGGCTACATCAAGCGCAATCCAGTGAGCCTCTACCGCTCCCAGCGCCGGGGTGGCAAGGGCCTCCTGGGCATGGGCACCCGGGAGGAGGACTATGTCCGGGATCTCTACTTCGCCTCCACCCACGACACCCTGCTCTTTTTCACCAACCTGGGCAAGGTGTTCTGGCGCCGGGTCTACGAGATCCCCCAGGCCGGCCGCACCGCCCGGGGCAAGGCCATGGTGAACCTCCTCGACCTGGTCGAGGGGGAGAAGGTGGCGGCGATCCTGCGGGTGAAGAGCTTTGTGGCCGAGCCGGACCAGGAGCCGTCGATCCTCATGGTGACCCGCAAAGGGGTGGTGAAGAAGACCGAGCTGGCGGCCTACGCCAACCCCATCCGCCGGGGGATCATCGCTCTTCGCATCCGGCCCGACGACGAGATCATCTCCGCAGCCCTCACCCAGGCCGGGGATCACATCCTGCTCATCGCCCGTTCCGGCATGTCCATCCGCTTCCGGGAGGATGACATCCGCTCCATGGGTCGGGTGGCCACCGGCGTCAAAGGCATCGATCTGGCGGAGGATGACGCGGTGGTGGGGGTGGTGGTCTTCACCGGCGAGACGTCGGTCTTGACCGTGACCGAAAAGGGCTACGGCAAGCGCTCCTCCACCGAGGAGTACCGCCTGCAGCGCCGGGGCGGCCGGGGCATCATCACCATCCGGGTCAACGAGCGCAACGGCCAGGTGGTGGGCGCCTTGTCGGTGTCCGACGACGATCAGGTGATGCTGGTCACCGACTCCGGCAAGATCATCCGCATGGGCATGGACGAGCTGCGCGTCATCGGCCGCAACACCCAGGGGGTGCGCCTCATCAACCTGGCGGCCGACGAGAAGGTGGTGGGCATGGACCGGGTGGCGGAGCGGTTTGTGGCCGACGAGGCTGGCGAGGCCGAGGAAGGGTCCGGGGACCCGGTCAGCGAGGGTGATGAAGCCTGA